tttatgattttaataTATTCTGAAAGTATTTGCTGGCAGTATAAATCTATTGAATCCGCATATAGTTGCATCCAAATCTTTTGATTGCATTCTATACTGCATCTAGTTAATCCTGCTTTGACTTTAGAATAATGGTCATAAGTTACATGTATGTACACAAAATCTATATACACCAACAAACACACACGTGCTGGAATGAAACACTTAGGTACACATAGCAGAAATACCATTTTTCAGTTTTAAAGtataaaaatgattaaaaaaatagaaaagaggtgtattttgggtatatattaTACAATACATACAAGGCATAATGTACAGTAGAGTCTTCTAAGCAAGAAAGAATGGGGAGGGTTGAGTTGAAGACACTGGTTTTACAAAGCATTACAGTAAATGGCATCCTAGAGCAAATAGTGATGTTTTGGAACTTGATAAAAGCACCATTTATAGTTCCAACATTACAAGTAATGGTAAATATATGTTTGGTAATGTCAGTTATGTTGTTTTTGGAAAGAGTGTGCATGGGAATCGTCAAGCTTTTCATTAAGTTGTTGGGACGAAAACCCGAAAAGAATTACAAATGGGAGGCCATGCAAGAAGATGTTGAGTATGGAACATCAAACTATCCGATGGTGTTAGTTCAGATACCAATGTACAACGAAAAAGAGGTGCCGTTGATTCTTCTATACATGCAATTACAACATATATGATAGCACATTCGCTGTGTTTGGTTATAGTACTGTCatatatttggtgaaaatatttGGTTATGTTTTTGTTGAGCAGGTGTATCAGTTGTCAATAGGAGCCGCCTGCGGACTTTCCTGGCCATCTGATAGAATTATAGTTCAAGTTCTTGATGATTCAACTGATCTTGCTATCAAGGTATTTTGTCCGTTTCTTCTTTGATAACATATTGAAACTCCATTGCATTATAGTTTAGCTTCTTTTTAGGTAATTCCAGCTTATCCTATGGTTTGTACATTTCACTGTATTTTAATATGGTTGTTATGTGACCTGAGATACCTGGTACTTTTCTTTGATAACATATTTTTTTGATAAGCTTCAAACTATTGTCGTTTATGTGCAGTGAGGATGCAGAGAAAATAAATGTAAAACAAATGTCAGTTTTCGTAGAACAGATTGTTGCTAAGATtactttttttttttttcttttctgtcTATTTAAAAATTATTGGTAAATAATTTCGTAGACAAGTTAGGTAAAGCAGTTAGCACATGCATGCAACTAAGTAACTTGAGTAACAAGTTACTTTGAGGAGACGATCAGCCTTACCTTTTCCTTGGAAACTCAGTTCTATAAAAGTAAAGAGTATATATTTACCTCTTAATTTTagttattttttaaatttaaactTAGATTTTTAATTTTGGCTGAATCAATCTGTAACTTATTTTTTTTGTTTCATGTCAGACTTCCTTTGTCCAATTTTCATCCATCTCTTTCCCTGTAGTAAATATGAATGTCAATGTTAACGTAAATAGTATTTTTTCTGTCCCATTAGATTATTTACATAATTATTACTCATACAATGTATTTTAAGgctaatataaaatataattttataatttatttttagaattttcttatcatgtataaaagtttaaatgttatacttttattttaaaaaaaatatttaaaattattcaGGGAAGGGAATCACGGAATAGTGTGCAAGGTTAATGTAACTGCAAGTGCTCTAATTTATCTTCCAATTAAAAAACTGTACTACACAAACACAATTAAAATTTAAAAGCCACCCTTCTCTGATCAGTactttcaaaaaaaattatttttatttatatcgATTAACATATGTTTGTTGGTTTGATAAAAATATAAGGAGCTGGTGGAGGTGGAATGTATAAAGTGGGCAAGCAAAGGCATCAACATAAAGTATGAGATCAGGCACAACAGAAATGGCTATAAAGCAGGGGCCCTCAAAGAAGGATTGAAGCACAGCTATGTGAGCCAATGTGACTTTGTTGCCATCTTTGATGCAGACTTTCAGCCTGAGCCTGATTTTTTGTGCCGTACAATTCCTTTCTTTGTTCATAACCCTGATATAGGCCTTGTTCAAGCTCGCTGGAAATTCGGTATACATAAACATTCATATTTCTAAGAAAAGCAGTGACTAAAATCTTATCTTTGGAGTAGTTAGGCTAGCCTTACTAGTACCTAATAACTTATTAGTTACAATACTATCGATTCCCTTTGGAAGTCGGTAAGAAAAATTTAATTGAGTAGATATTACTCCTATAATTGCAATGCAGCTAACGCAGATGAGTGTTTGATGACAAGAATGCAAGAGATGTCGCTGAATTATCATTTCAGTGTGGAACAAGAAGTGGGTTCCCAGACATGTGCATTTTTTGGCTTCAATGGTAATCATAATTGACAAATTCATGATGAATAAtcgtaaaataattaataataaataaataaacagtGTTATTGTATTAATGCAGGAACTGCAGGTGTGTGGAGATTCAAGGCACTCAATGAAGCAGGAGGATGGAAGGATAGAACAACTGTTGAGGATATGGATTTGGCTGTCCGGGCTTCTCTCCAAGGATGGAAATTTGTTTTTGTCGGAGATATTAAGGTATTTATATATAATTGAACGTATTACCCCAAAAACAAATTTACTTATGCCAAATGTATTCGAGTTTGTAAATAAACATAGATGACTTGTTACTGTCGAACTTAGGTAATAAGTGAACTTCCAAGTACTTTCAAAGCCTTCCGATATCAACAACATCGATGGTCTTGTGGTCCTTCTAATCTTTTCAAAAAAATGGCCATTGAAATTGCAATGAATAAGGTACATTTTGTTTTTGTTGTCATTTACTCTTTTTCGAGATCacatattattaaaataaagatGTGTACTCAAAAAAGAAGATTGTTCTTTATATTGTACTCTCGAATTCTACATTTTGTTGTTTGTTACAGAAAGTATCGTTTTGGAAGAAGTTATACGTGCTTTATAGTTTCTTCTTGGTGCGAAAGGTTGTGGCCCATGTTGTTACATTTACCTTCTACTGTTTGGTTTTGCCATTGACTGTTCTGATCCCTCAAGTTGAAGTTCCTCTATGGGGAATTGTTTACATCCCTTCTGTTATAACCATTCTTAATGCCGTTGAAACTCTGAGGTTTTTTTCTCTCCCACCAGAAGAAATGGACTTGATTTAAAATGTCCTTGCAGTAATTCAAGTTGAATGGTCTTTTGGATCAGCACGTATATGATTTTGATATTGCATGATCATGTTGCAGGTCCCTTCACCTAGTGGTTTTCTGGGTTGTTTTTGAGAACGTTATGGCAATGCACCGGACAAAAGCAACGATCATTGGCCTTCTAGAGATAGGGAACGTCAATGAGTGGGTTGTCACTGAAAAATTAGGAGACGCTTCCAAAACTAAAGCTTCTAGTGATGTTCCTGTTCTTTGTAGTGCCCCTGTGAAGAAATCTGGCCCGACAATTTGGGAAAGGTATATCATTTCCTGTTAATATAGTAAAATCTGAATTTTCTTCTTAACCAAGTTGGTTTAAAAGCTTAGACAAACAAATTACGTATACTAAAACTATAACAGTTACTTTTGTGGACCAGAGTTCATGGGTTAGAGATGGTAGCGGGACTATTTCTACTCTGCTGTGGATGTTATGATTTTGTGTACGGAAAGAACTATTTTTACATCTACATCTTCCTTCAGTCTGTCGCGTTCTTTGTTGTTGGGTTTGGATATGTTGGCACATTCGTTCCCAAGTAATCAGATCTACAAGGAAGGCAAATAAGTAATGCGGGGATATATCATGAACTATCTTTTGAGAAACAGAAGATATGCTTAATCAGGGCACGAAGGATTGACTATTGACACTGAAACACATTGCAGACAAACTTGTAAGCGTAGATAAAACAAGACGCCAAGGTGTTTCA
The sequence above is drawn from the Apium graveolens cultivar Ventura chromosome 2, ASM990537v1, whole genome shotgun sequence genome and encodes:
- the LOC141707195 gene encoding glucomannan 4-beta-mannosyltransferase 9-like isoform X3, translating into MGRVELKTLVLQSITVNGILEQIVMFWNLIKAPFIVPTLQVMVNICLVMSVMLFLERVCMGIVKLFIKLLGRKPEKNYKWEAMQEDVEYGTSNYPMVLVQIPMYNEKEVYQLSIGAACGLSWPSDRIIVQVLDDSTDLAIKELVEVECIKWASKGINIKYEIRHNRNGYKAGALKEGLKHSYVSQCDFVAIFDADFQPEPDFLCRTIPFFVHNPDIGLVQARWKFANADECLMTRMQEMSLNYHFSVEQEVGSQTCAFFGFNGTAGVWRFKALNEAGGWKDRTTVEDMDLAVRASLQGWKFVFVGDIKVISELPSTFKAFRYQQHRWSCGPSNLFKKMAIEIAMNKKVSFWKKLYVLYSFFLVRKVVAHVVTFTFYCLVLPLTVLIPQVEVPLWGIVYIPSVITILNAVETLRSLHLVVFWVVFENVMAMHRTKATIIGLLEIGNVNEWVVTEKLGDASKTKASSDVPVLCSAPVKKSGPTIWESYFCGPEFMG
- the LOC141707195 gene encoding glucomannan 4-beta-mannosyltransferase 9-like isoform X2, with product MGRVELKTLVLQSITVNGILEQIVMFWNLIKAPFIVPTLQVMVNICLVMSVMLFLERVCMGIVKLFIKLLGRKPEKNYKWEAMQEDVEYGTSNYPMVLVQIPMYNEKEVYQLSIGAACGLSWPSDRIIVQVLDDSTDLAIKELVEVECIKWASKGINIKYEIRHNRNGYKAGALKEGLKHSYVSQCDFVAIFDADFQPEPDFLCRTIPFFVHNPDIGLVQARWKFANADECLMTRMQEMSLNYHFSVEQEVGSQTCAFFGFNGTAGVWRFKALNEAGGWKDRTTVEDMDLAVRASLQGWKFVFVGDIKVISELPSTFKAFRYQQHRWSCGPSNLFKKMAIEIAMNKVHFVFVVIYSFSRSHIIKIKMCTQKRRLFFILYSRILHFVVCYRKYRFGRSYTCFIVSSWCERSLHLVVFWVVFENVMAMHRTKATIIGLLEIGNVNEWVVTEKLGDASKTKASSDVPVLCSAPVKKSGPTIWERVHGLEMVAGLFLLCCGCYDFVYGKNYFYIYIFLQSVAFFVVGFGYVGTFVPK
- the LOC141707195 gene encoding glucomannan 4-beta-mannosyltransferase 9-like isoform X1 — encoded protein: MGRVELKTLVLQSITVNGILEQIVMFWNLIKAPFIVPTLQVMVNICLVMSVMLFLERVCMGIVKLFIKLLGRKPEKNYKWEAMQEDVEYGTSNYPMVLVQIPMYNEKEVYQLSIGAACGLSWPSDRIIVQVLDDSTDLAIKELVEVECIKWASKGINIKYEIRHNRNGYKAGALKEGLKHSYVSQCDFVAIFDADFQPEPDFLCRTIPFFVHNPDIGLVQARWKFANADECLMTRMQEMSLNYHFSVEQEVGSQTCAFFGFNGTAGVWRFKALNEAGGWKDRTTVEDMDLAVRASLQGWKFVFVGDIKVISELPSTFKAFRYQQHRWSCGPSNLFKKMAIEIAMNKKVSFWKKLYVLYSFFLVRKVVAHVVTFTFYCLVLPLTVLIPQVEVPLWGIVYIPSVITILNAVETLRSLHLVVFWVVFENVMAMHRTKATIIGLLEIGNVNEWVVTEKLGDASKTKASSDVPVLCSAPVKKSGPTIWERVHGLEMVAGLFLLCCGCYDFVYGKNYFYIYIFLQSVAFFVVGFGYVGTFVPK